In the genome of Kwoniella shandongensis chromosome 6, complete sequence, one region contains:
- a CDS encoding cytosolic Fe-S cluster assembly factor NBP35: MIATQRPLPPPSPLPLGPSSTVLPSTVPENAPEHCPGVESTLAGKADACEGCPNQSVCAEGPKGPDPDLPLIRERMRSVKRKVLVLSGKGGVGKSTFSAGLSWALAADEECQTGIMDIDICGPSIPLLMGLSSSTIHTSSSGWSPAYALDNLAVMSIGFLLPSNSDAVIWRGPKKNGLIKQFLKDVEWGDLDYMIVDTPPGTSDEHLSIVQYLKETGIDGAVLVTTPQEVALQDVRKEIDFCRKVGIPILGLVENMSGFVCPNCKGESQIFAPTTGGAEAMGKELGIELLGKVPLDPRIGMTCDQGMSFLDEYPDSPATTAYLDIVQRIREILGDE; encoded by the exons ATGATAGCAACTCAAAgaccactacctccaccatcaccgctgCCTCTCGGCCCATCGTCGACTGTCCTTCCATCCACCGTTCCCGAGAATGCACCGGAACATTGCCCA GGTGTCGAATCTACATTAGCAGGAAAAGCAGATGCATGTGAAGGATGTCCGAATCAGTCTGTATGTGCCGAGGGACCCAAGGGACCCGATCCGGACTTGCCTTTGATcagggagaggatgagatctGTCAAGCGGAAAGTGTTGGTGCTGTCAGGGAAGGGTGGAGTGGGTAAGAGTACTTTCTCAGCTGGACTGTCATGGGCTCTAGCAGCAGATGAGGAGTGTCAA ACCGGAATTATGGATATCGATATTTGCGGTCCTTCCATTCCCCTTCTCATGGGTCTTtcatcatccaccatccacacctcttcctccggcTGGTCACCAGCATATGCCCTCGACAATCTCGCTGTCATGTCCATCGgattccttcttccttccaatTCGGACGCTGTGATATGGCGTGGCCCCAAGAAAAACGGGTTGATCAAACAGTTCTTGAAAGACGTCGAATGGGGAGATCTCGATTACATGATCGTCGATACACCACCCGGAACATCCGACGAACATCTTTCTATCGTACAATATCTCAAGGAGACAGGGATAGACGGAGCGGTTCTCGTCACCACTCCACAGGAAGTGGCTTTGCAGGATGTCAGAAAGGAAATTGACTTCTGTCGAAAAGTCGGTATTCCCATCCTTGGTCTGGTCGAAAACATGTCAGGTTTCGTTTGTCCCAACTGCAAAGGAGAAAGTCAGATCTTTGCACCCACAACAGGTGGGGCGGAAGCGATGGGGAAAGAGTTGGGCATCGAGTTGTTGGGAAAAGTCCCCCTCGATCCGAGAATAGGAATGACTTGTGATCAGGGTATGAGCTTCCTGGACGAATATCCCGACAGTCCAGCTACAACCGCGTATTTAGATATTGTACAAAGAATCAGAGAGATTCTCGGAGACGAATAG